One window from the genome of Candidatus Synechococcus calcipolaris G9 encodes:
- a CDS encoding DUF29 domain-containing protein yields the protein MAIITDLAQLYETDTMEWLEATINLLKNRQFEILDLENLIEELEDLGNEKHHRVESLLEQIIRHLLLIEFWDMERDHNINHWRSEVIGFRTQLRRRLTANLRNHLKQHIDSIYQDAFKYVKAKTGFNIEFPENCPYTLDQLFDTDWFPEIFP from the coding sequence ATGGCGATTATTACTGATTTAGCTCAACTGTATGAAACCGATACCATGGAGTGGTTAGAAGCCACAATTAACCTCCTCAAAAATCGTCAATTTGAAATCCTAGACCTCGAAAATCTAATTGAGGAATTAGAAGATTTGGGGAACGAAAAACATCATAGGGTTGAAAGTTTATTAGAGCAAATTATCCGCCATTTATTATTGATAGAATTCTGGGATATGGAACGGGATCATAATATCAATCATTGGCGATCGGAAGTTATTGGTTTCAGAACCCAGCTTAGAAGAAGACTAACGGCAAATTTACGCAATCATCTGAAACAACATATTGATTCCATTTATCAGGATGCTTTTAAGTATGTGAAAGCTAAAACTGGCTTTAATATAGAGTTTCCAGAGAATTGCCCCTACACCCTTGACCAACTATTCGATACGGATTGGTTTCCTGAAATCTTCCCTTAG